In Drosophila bipectinata strain 14024-0381.07 chromosome 2R, DbipHiC1v2, whole genome shotgun sequence, one genomic interval encodes:
- the Arms gene encoding kinase D-interacting substrate of 220 kDa B isoform X3, whose amino-acid sequence MKLSKSFDELILSASRLSLNNLRSPTKKKSKNNINRYGDSMGSLGHRALLQYIDNNDISGLRAILDSRHLTIDDRDENATTVLMVVAGRGLTSFVREFLARGADVQAEDLDNWTALLCASRNGHFDVVQLLLDHGAEIEHRDMGGWTSLMWAAYRGHTELVRLLLDKGADGNAHGNYHLGALLWAAGRGYKDIVELLVQRGAKVNVGDKYGTTALVWACRRGNVEIVDTLLKAGANVDTAGMYSWTPLLVAASGGHTDCVSSILEKKPNVNALDKDGMTALCIAAREGYQDIAASLIAAGAYINIQDRGADTPLIHAVKAGHRTVVEALLKKHADVDIQGKDRKTAIYTAVEKGHTPIVKLLLATNPDLESATKDGDTPLLRAVRNRNLEIVHLLLDRKAKVTASDKRGDTCLHIAMRARSKAIVEALLRNPKHSQLLYRANKAGETPYNLDSLHQKTILGQVFGARRLNTNEDSEGMLGYELYSSALADVLSEPTLTTPITVGLYAKWGSGKSFLLNKLRDEMNNFARQWAEPPVKTSGLLFLVCLHLALLIGTIVGLSSWSAVIGVSAAVGFMLLAYLLLAAVKYCNYQMDLQWAYSVQHGLEKRITRLRLILQVAFCHPPGPQSDSQAKPVRFHFAEANSASPTGDGAVAHMLASLLDAIESHYGWLATRLYRAFRPKCLKVDVGWRWRRMCCIPIVVVFELALITLVTGISLIVAYFTFASESERPQILVALYVIAAVMGTLICTHLHVLAKVCVSLFTSHIRQLKRAVRSSETAPLTMLGAEVAVMTDMVKCLDAFTNQQSRLVGVIDALDSCDTERILTLLNAVQTLLSSPNRPFVLLISVDPHVIAKAAEANSRRLFTEGGIGGHDFLRNLVHLPVYLQNSGLRKVQRAQMTALLFKRSTGGEYQTEDGATLGHSVSARRLSNASEIISSQEKLRGQGRGGGGKKLRLSESVASSTGSNLHRLGQNPQTVLDLSRIVLTDDYFSDVNPRSMRRLMNVIYITVRLLKAFQIDFSWYRLSSWINLTEQWPLRASMIVLHHDQFMDGNADESVSLQSVYEKLRPKLAYLREAAPLLELDRDERKLDAFLQLHKSDLLVADLRIFLPFTINLDPYLRKVLKEDQQIIEDEGSLVLQTRPSVSNAMRQFPAPTTYVPSPPTYPPYQMFQNEYPPANELRSRNLSSSTEPVTPLINSPSDSFGEDILQTKLTDLTVDGVISLLERIDDMKPAMAKLAPVLRENAINGRVLKHCDMPDLKSVLGLSFGHWELFRLLITTLRECERLPRKPQRQQSQQPAALEPPSNVPMIKDVTDALMQPPRESLSRKNSVSHMEKQVTLEEQMICGALQTLNEEAFEDVAISERPSPTELDTPSAGAAMTTPLLSSSSSSTVQPAPSGREQGILKQQGSVKADKRVSIQQTASSNKLAPNVEYVSERQSDVQGSSKRLTTKPPPGPRPASLIITRNDSNSQIQLLRSSSVDYDDVEAQEHRTTIRTTLLEQQEEEESAPFAFTVRK is encoded by the exons ATGAAACTATCCAAGAGCTTCGATGAACTGATCCTCAGTGCCTCGCGGCTGAGTCTCAACAACCTGCGATCGCCGACCAAGAAAAAGTCCAAAAAC AACATAAATCGCTACGGAGACTCCATGGGTTCGCTGGGACATCGCGCCTTGCTGCAGTACATCGACAATAATGATATATCCGGTCTGCGGGCCATCTTGGATAGTCGGCATCTGACGATCGACGATCGGGATGAG AATGCCACTACCGTCTTGATGGTGGTGGCCGGACGCGGCCTGACCTCTTTTGTCCGCGAGTTCCTGGCCCGCGGTGCTGATGTTCAGGCGGAGGACTTGGACAACTGGACAGCTCTGCTGTGTGCCTCTCGAAACGGTCACTTTGATGTCGTCCAACTACTGCTGGATCACGGCGCTGAGATCGAGCACCGCGACATG GGTGGCTGGACCAGTCTGATGTGGGCAGCCTATCGGGGGCATACGGAGCTAGTGCGTCTACTGCTGGACAAGGGAGCCGATGGCAATGCCCATGGCAACTACCACCTGGGAGCCCTGTTGTGGGCCGCAGGACGTGGCTACAAGGACATCGTGGAGCTGTTGGTACAGCGCGGCGCCAAGGTCAACGTGGGAGACAAGTACGGAACCACGGCGCTCGTCTGGGCCTGCCGGCGGGGAAACGTCGAGATTGTGGACACTCTGCTGAAGGCTGGGGCGAACGTGGATACAGCAGGGATGTATTCGTGGACTCCCCTGCTGGTGGCAGCCTCCGGCGGACACACCGACTGCGTTAGTTCCATTCTGGAGAAGAAACCGAACGTGAATGCTTTGGACAAGGACGGCATGACCGCTCTGTGCATAGCCGCCCGAGAGGGGTACCAGGATATAGCCGCCTCCTTGATAGCCGCTGGTGCTTACATCAATATCCAGGACCGCGGAGCAGATACTCCTCTGATCCACGCAGTGAAGGCGGGACACCGTACTGTGGTGGAGGCTTTGCTGAAGAAACACGCCGATGTGGATATCCAGGGAAAGGATCGCAAGACGGCCATTTACACGGCCGTGGAGAAGGGTCACACCCCGATCGTCAAGCTACTGCTGGCCACCAATCCCGACCTGGAATCCGCCACCAAAGACGGGGACACTCCGCTCCTGAGGGCCGTCAGGAATAGGAACCTGGAAATTGTGCACCTGCTGCTGGACAGGAAGGCCAAGGTGACGGCCAGCGACAAGAGAGGCGACACCTGCCTGCACATTGCCATGCGGGCGCGGAGCAAGGCCATTGTGGAGGCCCTGCTGCGGAACCCCAAGCACAGCCAGCTCCTGTACCGGGCCAACAAGGCCGGGGAGACGCCCTACAACCTTGACTCCCTGCACCAGAAGACCATTCTGGGCCAGGTGTTTGGCGCCCGGCGCCTGAACACCAACGAGGACTCCGAGGGCATGCTGGGCTACGAGCTGTACTCCTCCGCCCTGGCGGACGTGCTCAGCGAGCCCACCCTGACCACCCCGATAACCGTGGGCCTGTACGCCAAGTGGGGCAGTGGCAAGAGCTTCCTGCTCAACAAGCTCCGCGACGAGATGAACAACTTTGCCCGCCAGTGGGCGGAGCCGCCCGTCAAGACCAGCGGCCTGCTCTTCCTCGTCTGCCTGCACCTGGCCCTGCTGATTGGCACCATTGTGGGCCTGAGCTCCTGGTCGGCGGTGATCGGAGTCTCGGCTGCCGTGGGCTTCATGCTGCTGGCCTACCTCCTCCTGGCGGCCGTCAAGTACTGCAACTACCAGATGGACCTGCAGTGGGCCTACTCCGTGCAGCATGGCCTGGAGAAGAGGATCACCAGGCTGCGACTGATACTGCAGGTGGCCTTCTGCCATCCACCCGGACCACAGTCGGACTCCCAGGCCAAGCCGGTCAGGTTCCACTTTGCGGAGGCGAACAGCGCTTCGCCCACCGGCGACGGAGCTGTGGCCCATATGCTGGCCTCCCTCCTGGACGCCATCGAGTCGCACTACGGATGGCTGGCCACCAGACTGTACCGGGCCTTCCGGCCCAAGTGCCTCAAGGTGGACGTGGGCTGGCGCTGGCGTCGCATGTGCTGTATTCCCATCGTGGTGGTCTTCGAACTGGCTCTGATCACCCTGGTGACGGGGATTTCCCTCATCGTGGCCTACTTCACCTTCGCCAGCGAGTCGGAACGGCCGCAGATCCTGGTGGCTCTGTATGTTATCGCCGCCGTGATGGGCACACTCATCTGCACCCACCTCCATGTCCTGGCCAAGGTGTGCGTCTCCCTCTTCACATCGCACATCCGGCAGCTGAAGCGGGCGGTCCGCTCCAGCGAAACAGCCCCTCTGACCATGCTGGGCGCCGAGGTGGCCGTGATGACGGACATGGTCAAGTGCCTGGACGCGTTCACCAACCAACAGAGTCGTCTAGTGGGCGTGATTGATGCTCTGGACTCCTGCGACACGGAGAGGATTCTCACCCTTCTAAACGCCGTGCAAACCCTGCTCTCCTCGCCAAACAGACCTTTTGTGCTGCTCATTTCGGTGGATCCGCATGTCATCGCCAAGGCGGCGGAGGCCAACAGCAGGAGGCTCTTCACGGAGGGCGGAATCGGAGGACACGACTTCCTGAGGAACCTGGTCCACCTGCCCGTCTACCTGCAGAACTCTGGGCTGCGGAAGGTGCAGCGAGCTCAGATGACAGCGCTCCTGTTCAAGCGGAGTACGGGCGGAGAGTATCAGACGGAGGATGGAGCCACCCTGGGCCATTCGGTGTCCGCTCGCCGGTTGTCCAACGCCTCGGAGATCATTTCCAGCCAGGAGAAGCTGCGCGGCCAAGGACGAGGTGGTGGTGGCAAGAAGCTGCGTCTCTCCGAGTCTGTGGCCAGCTCGACGGGTTCCAATCTCCATCGGCTTGGCCAGAACCCCCAGACAGTGCTCGATCTTTCGAGGATTGTGCTAACGGATGACTACTTCAGCGATGTGAATCCGAGGAGTATGCGGCGCCTGATGAACGTCATCTACATCACGGTGCGCCTGCTCAAGGCCTTCCAGATTGATTTCAGCTGGTACCGCCTCAGTTCCTGGATCAATCTCACGGAGCAGTGGCCCCTGCGGGCTAGTATGATAGTCCTGCACCACGACCAGTTCATGGACGGCAACGCCGACGAGTCGGTTTCCCTGCAAAGTGTCTACGAAAA ACTGCGTCCCAAGCTAGCCTACTTGCGAGAAGCTGCTCCTCTCCTGGAACTGGATCGCGATGAGCGGAAACTGGACGCCTTCCTGCAGCTGCACAAGTCGGATCTTCTCGTGGCGGATCTCCGCATCTTCTTGCCCTTTACCATTAACCTGGACCCCTACTTGAGGAAGGTTTTGAAGG AGGACCAGCAAATCATCGAGGATGAGGGCTCGCTTGTCCTGCAAACGAGACCCAGTGTTTCCAACGCCATGCGCCAGTTCCCAGCACCCACCACCTACGTGCCTTCGCCTCCGACCTATCCACCCTACCAGATGTTCCAGAACGAGTATCCTCCAGCCAACGAGCTGCGCTCCAGGAATCTCAGCTCAAGCACTGAACCCGTCACGCCACTCATTAACTCGCCGAGTGATTCCTTTGGG GAGGACATCCTGCAAACCAAGCTTACCGATCTGACGGTGGACGGAGTCATCAGCTTGCTGGAGAGGATTGATGACATGAAGCCGGCAATGGCCAAGCTGGCACCCGTGCTCCGCGAGAACGCCATTAACGGGCGTGTGCTAAAGCACTGTGATATGCCGGATCTCAAATCG GTTCTCGGCCTCAGCTTTGGCCACTGGGAGCTGTTCCGCCTGCTCATCACCACGCTGCGGGAGTGCGAACGCCTGCCCCGGAAGCCCCAGCGCCAGCAGTCCCAGCAGCCCGCCGCCCTGGAACCGCCCTCGAATGTCCCAATGATCAAGGATGTTACCGACGCCCTGATGCAGCCACCCCGGGAGTCGTTGTCGCGCAAGAACTCGGTCAGTCATATGGAGAAGCAG GTCACGCTGGAGGAGCAAATGATCTGCGGAGCGCTGCAGACCCTCAACGAGGAGGCCTTCGAGGATGTGGCCATTAGCGAGAGGCCGAGTCCCACAG AACTCGACACACCGAGTGCCGGAGCGGCAATGACGACGCCATTGCTTAGTTCCTCCAGTTCCAGCACCGTTCAGCCAGCGCCTTCGGGTCGCGAGCAGGGCATCCTGAAGCAGCAGGGCAGCGTCAAGGCCGACAAGAGGGTATCGATCCAACAAACGGCGAGCAGCAACAAGCTGGCACCAAACGTGGAGTACGTTTCCGAGCGACAGTCGGACGTCCAGGGAAGCAGCAAGCGCTTGACAACCAAGCCCCCACCAG GACCACGGCCCGCTTCGCTGATCATCACCAGAAACGATTCCAATTCGCAGATCCAGCTGCTGCGCTCCTCGTCCGTGGACTACGACGACGTGGAGGCCCAGGAGCACCGGACAACGATACGGACTACACTGCTGGagcagcaggaggaggaggagtccGCCCCCTTCGCATTTACAGTGCGCAAATGA
- the Arms gene encoding kinase D-interacting substrate of 220 kDa B isoform X2, which produces MPKVRSAASQSNIKYHTPSIPPATFKTELNGESLVKMFKARLKSSPGGSENINRYGDSMGSLGHRALLQYIDNNDISGLRAILDSRHLTIDDRDENATTVLMVVAGRGLTSFVREFLARGADVQAEDLDNWTALLCASRNGHFDVVQLLLDHGAEIEHRDMGGWTSLMWAAYRGHTELVRLLLDKGADGNAHGNYHLGALLWAAGRGYKDIVELLVQRGAKVNVGDKYGTTALVWACRRGNVEIVDTLLKAGANVDTAGMYSWTPLLVAASGGHTDCVSSILEKKPNVNALDKDGMTALCIAAREGYQDIAASLIAAGAYINIQDRGADTPLIHAVKAGHRTVVEALLKKHADVDIQGKDRKTAIYTAVEKGHTPIVKLLLATNPDLESATKDGDTPLLRAVRNRNLEIVHLLLDRKAKVTASDKRGDTCLHIAMRARSKAIVEALLRNPKHSQLLYRANKAGETPYNLDSLHQKTILGQVFGARRLNTNEDSEGMLGYELYSSALADVLSEPTLTTPITVGLYAKWGSGKSFLLNKLRDEMNNFARQWAEPPVKTSGLLFLVCLHLALLIGTIVGLSSWSAVIGVSAAVGFMLLAYLLLAAVKYCNYQMDLQWAYSVQHGLEKRITRLRLILQVAFCHPPGPQSDSQAKPVRFHFAEANSASPTGDGAVAHMLASLLDAIESHYGWLATRLYRAFRPKCLKVDVGWRWRRMCCIPIVVVFELALITLVTGISLIVAYFTFASESERPQILVALYVIAAVMGTLICTHLHVLAKVCVSLFTSHIRQLKRAVRSSETAPLTMLGAEVAVMTDMVKCLDAFTNQQSRLVGVIDALDSCDTERILTLLNAVQTLLSSPNRPFVLLISVDPHVIAKAAEANSRRLFTEGGIGGHDFLRNLVHLPVYLQNSGLRKVQRAQMTALLFKRSTGGEYQTEDGATLGHSVSARRLSNASEIISSQEKLRGQGRGGGGKKLRLSESVASSTGSNLHRLGQNPQTVLDLSRIVLTDDYFSDVNPRSMRRLMNVIYITVRLLKAFQIDFSWYRLSSWINLTEQWPLRASMIVLHHDQFMDGNADESVSLQSVYEKLRPKLAYLREAAPLLELDRDERKLDAFLQLHKSDLLVADLRIFLPFTINLDPYLRKVLKEDQQIIEDEGSLVLQTRPSVSNAMRQFPAPTTYVPSPPTYPPYQMFQNEYPPANELRSRNLSSSTEPVTPLINSPSDSFGEDILQTKLTDLTVDGVISLLERIDDMKPAMAKLAPVLRENAINGRVLKHCDMPDLKSVLGLSFGHWELFRLLITTLRECERLPRKPQRQQSQQPAALEPPSNVPMIKDVTDALMQPPRESLSRKNSVSHMEKQVTLEEQMICGALQTLNEEAFEDVAISERPSPTELDTPSAGAAMTTPLLSSSSSSTVQPAPSGREQGILKQQGSVKADKRVSIQQTASSNKLAPNVEYVSERQSDVQGSSKRLTTKPPPGPRPASLIITRNDSNSQIQLLRSSSVDYDDVEAQEHRTTIRTTLLEQQEEEESAPFAFTVRK; this is translated from the exons ATGCCCAAAGTTCGTTCGGCGGCTTCCCAATCGAATATCAAGTATCATACCCCATCGATTCCCCCGGCAACCTTCAAAACGGAACTGAACGGCGAGAGTCTGGTGAAAATGTTCAAGGCCCGCCTAAAGTCGAGTCCGGGTGGGAGTGAG AACATAAATCGCTACGGAGACTCCATGGGTTCGCTGGGACATCGCGCCTTGCTGCAGTACATCGACAATAATGATATATCCGGTCTGCGGGCCATCTTGGATAGTCGGCATCTGACGATCGACGATCGGGATGAG AATGCCACTACCGTCTTGATGGTGGTGGCCGGACGCGGCCTGACCTCTTTTGTCCGCGAGTTCCTGGCCCGCGGTGCTGATGTTCAGGCGGAGGACTTGGACAACTGGACAGCTCTGCTGTGTGCCTCTCGAAACGGTCACTTTGATGTCGTCCAACTACTGCTGGATCACGGCGCTGAGATCGAGCACCGCGACATG GGTGGCTGGACCAGTCTGATGTGGGCAGCCTATCGGGGGCATACGGAGCTAGTGCGTCTACTGCTGGACAAGGGAGCCGATGGCAATGCCCATGGCAACTACCACCTGGGAGCCCTGTTGTGGGCCGCAGGACGTGGCTACAAGGACATCGTGGAGCTGTTGGTACAGCGCGGCGCCAAGGTCAACGTGGGAGACAAGTACGGAACCACGGCGCTCGTCTGGGCCTGCCGGCGGGGAAACGTCGAGATTGTGGACACTCTGCTGAAGGCTGGGGCGAACGTGGATACAGCAGGGATGTATTCGTGGACTCCCCTGCTGGTGGCAGCCTCCGGCGGACACACCGACTGCGTTAGTTCCATTCTGGAGAAGAAACCGAACGTGAATGCTTTGGACAAGGACGGCATGACCGCTCTGTGCATAGCCGCCCGAGAGGGGTACCAGGATATAGCCGCCTCCTTGATAGCCGCTGGTGCTTACATCAATATCCAGGACCGCGGAGCAGATACTCCTCTGATCCACGCAGTGAAGGCGGGACACCGTACTGTGGTGGAGGCTTTGCTGAAGAAACACGCCGATGTGGATATCCAGGGAAAGGATCGCAAGACGGCCATTTACACGGCCGTGGAGAAGGGTCACACCCCGATCGTCAAGCTACTGCTGGCCACCAATCCCGACCTGGAATCCGCCACCAAAGACGGGGACACTCCGCTCCTGAGGGCCGTCAGGAATAGGAACCTGGAAATTGTGCACCTGCTGCTGGACAGGAAGGCCAAGGTGACGGCCAGCGACAAGAGAGGCGACACCTGCCTGCACATTGCCATGCGGGCGCGGAGCAAGGCCATTGTGGAGGCCCTGCTGCGGAACCCCAAGCACAGCCAGCTCCTGTACCGGGCCAACAAGGCCGGGGAGACGCCCTACAACCTTGACTCCCTGCACCAGAAGACCATTCTGGGCCAGGTGTTTGGCGCCCGGCGCCTGAACACCAACGAGGACTCCGAGGGCATGCTGGGCTACGAGCTGTACTCCTCCGCCCTGGCGGACGTGCTCAGCGAGCCCACCCTGACCACCCCGATAACCGTGGGCCTGTACGCCAAGTGGGGCAGTGGCAAGAGCTTCCTGCTCAACAAGCTCCGCGACGAGATGAACAACTTTGCCCGCCAGTGGGCGGAGCCGCCCGTCAAGACCAGCGGCCTGCTCTTCCTCGTCTGCCTGCACCTGGCCCTGCTGATTGGCACCATTGTGGGCCTGAGCTCCTGGTCGGCGGTGATCGGAGTCTCGGCTGCCGTGGGCTTCATGCTGCTGGCCTACCTCCTCCTGGCGGCCGTCAAGTACTGCAACTACCAGATGGACCTGCAGTGGGCCTACTCCGTGCAGCATGGCCTGGAGAAGAGGATCACCAGGCTGCGACTGATACTGCAGGTGGCCTTCTGCCATCCACCCGGACCACAGTCGGACTCCCAGGCCAAGCCGGTCAGGTTCCACTTTGCGGAGGCGAACAGCGCTTCGCCCACCGGCGACGGAGCTGTGGCCCATATGCTGGCCTCCCTCCTGGACGCCATCGAGTCGCACTACGGATGGCTGGCCACCAGACTGTACCGGGCCTTCCGGCCCAAGTGCCTCAAGGTGGACGTGGGCTGGCGCTGGCGTCGCATGTGCTGTATTCCCATCGTGGTGGTCTTCGAACTGGCTCTGATCACCCTGGTGACGGGGATTTCCCTCATCGTGGCCTACTTCACCTTCGCCAGCGAGTCGGAACGGCCGCAGATCCTGGTGGCTCTGTATGTTATCGCCGCCGTGATGGGCACACTCATCTGCACCCACCTCCATGTCCTGGCCAAGGTGTGCGTCTCCCTCTTCACATCGCACATCCGGCAGCTGAAGCGGGCGGTCCGCTCCAGCGAAACAGCCCCTCTGACCATGCTGGGCGCCGAGGTGGCCGTGATGACGGACATGGTCAAGTGCCTGGACGCGTTCACCAACCAACAGAGTCGTCTAGTGGGCGTGATTGATGCTCTGGACTCCTGCGACACGGAGAGGATTCTCACCCTTCTAAACGCCGTGCAAACCCTGCTCTCCTCGCCAAACAGACCTTTTGTGCTGCTCATTTCGGTGGATCCGCATGTCATCGCCAAGGCGGCGGAGGCCAACAGCAGGAGGCTCTTCACGGAGGGCGGAATCGGAGGACACGACTTCCTGAGGAACCTGGTCCACCTGCCCGTCTACCTGCAGAACTCTGGGCTGCGGAAGGTGCAGCGAGCTCAGATGACAGCGCTCCTGTTCAAGCGGAGTACGGGCGGAGAGTATCAGACGGAGGATGGAGCCACCCTGGGCCATTCGGTGTCCGCTCGCCGGTTGTCCAACGCCTCGGAGATCATTTCCAGCCAGGAGAAGCTGCGCGGCCAAGGACGAGGTGGTGGTGGCAAGAAGCTGCGTCTCTCCGAGTCTGTGGCCAGCTCGACGGGTTCCAATCTCCATCGGCTTGGCCAGAACCCCCAGACAGTGCTCGATCTTTCGAGGATTGTGCTAACGGATGACTACTTCAGCGATGTGAATCCGAGGAGTATGCGGCGCCTGATGAACGTCATCTACATCACGGTGCGCCTGCTCAAGGCCTTCCAGATTGATTTCAGCTGGTACCGCCTCAGTTCCTGGATCAATCTCACGGAGCAGTGGCCCCTGCGGGCTAGTATGATAGTCCTGCACCACGACCAGTTCATGGACGGCAACGCCGACGAGTCGGTTTCCCTGCAAAGTGTCTACGAAAA ACTGCGTCCCAAGCTAGCCTACTTGCGAGAAGCTGCTCCTCTCCTGGAACTGGATCGCGATGAGCGGAAACTGGACGCCTTCCTGCAGCTGCACAAGTCGGATCTTCTCGTGGCGGATCTCCGCATCTTCTTGCCCTTTACCATTAACCTGGACCCCTACTTGAGGAAGGTTTTGAAGG AGGACCAGCAAATCATCGAGGATGAGGGCTCGCTTGTCCTGCAAACGAGACCCAGTGTTTCCAACGCCATGCGCCAGTTCCCAGCACCCACCACCTACGTGCCTTCGCCTCCGACCTATCCACCCTACCAGATGTTCCAGAACGAGTATCCTCCAGCCAACGAGCTGCGCTCCAGGAATCTCAGCTCAAGCACTGAACCCGTCACGCCACTCATTAACTCGCCGAGTGATTCCTTTGGG GAGGACATCCTGCAAACCAAGCTTACCGATCTGACGGTGGACGGAGTCATCAGCTTGCTGGAGAGGATTGATGACATGAAGCCGGCAATGGCCAAGCTGGCACCCGTGCTCCGCGAGAACGCCATTAACGGGCGTGTGCTAAAGCACTGTGATATGCCGGATCTCAAATCG GTTCTCGGCCTCAGCTTTGGCCACTGGGAGCTGTTCCGCCTGCTCATCACCACGCTGCGGGAGTGCGAACGCCTGCCCCGGAAGCCCCAGCGCCAGCAGTCCCAGCAGCCCGCCGCCCTGGAACCGCCCTCGAATGTCCCAATGATCAAGGATGTTACCGACGCCCTGATGCAGCCACCCCGGGAGTCGTTGTCGCGCAAGAACTCGGTCAGTCATATGGAGAAGCAG GTCACGCTGGAGGAGCAAATGATCTGCGGAGCGCTGCAGACCCTCAACGAGGAGGCCTTCGAGGATGTGGCCATTAGCGAGAGGCCGAGTCCCACAG AACTCGACACACCGAGTGCCGGAGCGGCAATGACGACGCCATTGCTTAGTTCCTCCAGTTCCAGCACCGTTCAGCCAGCGCCTTCGGGTCGCGAGCAGGGCATCCTGAAGCAGCAGGGCAGCGTCAAGGCCGACAAGAGGGTATCGATCCAACAAACGGCGAGCAGCAACAAGCTGGCACCAAACGTGGAGTACGTTTCCGAGCGACAGTCGGACGTCCAGGGAAGCAGCAAGCGCTTGACAACCAAGCCCCCACCAG GACCACGGCCCGCTTCGCTGATCATCACCAGAAACGATTCCAATTCGCAGATCCAGCTGCTGCGCTCCTCGTCCGTGGACTACGACGACGTGGAGGCCCAGGAGCACCGGACAACGATACGGACTACACTGCTGGagcagcaggaggaggaggagtccGCCCCCTTCGCATTTACAGTGCGCAAATGA